The Gossypium arboreum isolate Shixiya-1 chromosome 2, ASM2569848v2, whole genome shotgun sequence region CATTTAATattaaggcaataacattaaattacacattgccttattaaaatcatatgaacttacaatttcccataatatccataatcatagaaatcacatttatgtatgataattcaatgcacttcatgtaccatagacatatttttaaatcaattcataaacttggcaccataattatttaatttaatataattcaattaattcactaaatttaactttcaaatataaattacaacattattgtcagattattatcataccaacttacatactttcaacacctcggaaatcataatgaatatatcaattttacattgaaacatgcataaattaatgcttattatacatatgaacttacctcgatactaaaacggcaattttaccaactttcccaattttcgatttttctctcattctaggttcaaatctcattttccgggatctaaaacatcatatttgacttatttaattaatgtactattcaaaacagtctttaactcaaactttggaaaaattacaatttttccctaaacttttgcatatttacacttttgcccctaggctcgggaattaaacttcatcccttattcttatgttttatgacatgctgatcacttttcccttctatggcaacaacaaattctcactctaacatatacttatgactattaggtatttttaccgattaagcccttttacttgttttcactcaaaaccgagtagcacaagttgtctaacataatttaaaacctcatattctattataaaacagcaaaataaacacatttcacctatgggtatttttccaaatatgaaccctagcttaaattattgctagaataagcttaatcaaattaccaggATTCTAAAAACttaaagaacttgaaaacggggttataacggacttactattgagcttggaaagcttgaaaaccctagccatggcttcccccatgctaatttcggcctccatgagaaagatgagtcaattttggctttattttccctttttatttcttttaattaccaaatgaccaaaatgcccttccttattaaactttcaaaaattccatctatgtccaatttttttccatcacttagaaattggtcaaatttctatttaagacctcctaattaatatttcaaagcaatttgattctagaaacttctagaatgcaagttttacaacttattcaatttagtccctaacttcaaattgagcactttatgcatagaatttcttcacgaaattttcacacaatcatgcaatcatatcatagacctcaaaataatcataaaataattacttctatctcgaattttgtggtcccgaaacctctgttccaactagacccaattttgggctattacatgctGGTTTTAGcgcattttattttattccttatTAACctgtttttattatttacaatttGTACCCCAAATttcatttctatttctatttcgcCTTAGTCCATTTaattgatttattttcatttttttattttcttgtttcTAAAGAACGTTTTATTTAATATTCtagttttttatttctttatttctaaTCAAAACTTTCactagttttatttatttatttgcctATTATTTCTTTTTGATCAGCCCTTTTGTgtgtcttattattattattattattattattattattattattattattattatctttttaaattgttttatttaacatttttgttcttttatttatttgcttactttcaaatatttttttatttttttacaagtttgttttatttgttttctttatcCATTTTTTTATTTACCTATTTGTCTTCCTCCTATTTATTTAGTAAAATTCCAACCCTTTTTGCAAGTTTGTACTTGTTTTCAATCTCTtcatatattatttgttttaaaccaTTTTtacacatattattattttaaaatttcatattgttttatcttaaatCGTTTTATatagtatttattttaaactgttatgtcatatttttttaaattgttttattcatTATTTGCTCTAAGTTgctatatatattgttattttaaaactatttcatttttctttaaatttagtcttttattttcataatttcataaaCTATTTTCCTTAATAtctttttatatgtttatttatttcttcACTTATCctatttggttttgaaattgatttttttattgaTGCCTATTTATTTGTTATTGTTATTACTATTCATTTTTTTCTCCAATTGTTAATCTTAATGTTAAATTGATGTATGCTACATGATTATTGCCATTATGTGATATGAATCGTTTATTAGTACACTCGTATTATTGTCATTCGTTAGCATAATATCTTATTCACATAcctcttttaaatattatattttcaccctaaattcataaaaaaaaaaagattctttaataaatgcaatattctgtATTTGGAAATTTGAGGGACCATGCcttaacgtactgggtttcgatttttttcgTTTGACCTAAatgaccgaatatccttttaaaattaaaatacatgagttttgaaaatcaaaagacaagctgGTTATTGAGGGTAAATGTCGTGTCTTAatgtactggatgtgacattttattacttcgggacaagaaggtctttagcaTCCACTTCGATTTATCCAaacttttttttgtaaaattaacattaataaaaaaggaGGATCGCATTTTAAATTCTTTACagattttcaactttcgacattaagacattaattaatcaattaggtactaattttgggcgctatgagggtgctaatccttcctcgtacgtaaccgactcccgaacttgttttctcaaatttcataaaccaaaatcattgttttagtaaaacaaaacattttattaaaatgtttGGTCTCGTGGTGCGATAGGGTCCAGGCACGACGGGGCTCTCACCCTCTCCGGTGCCCCTTTTCAGGGGACTTGGTCCCGATCCGCAACCGAGGACGCTTCTCCAGACTATAATTCAAACGTCGGTGGTGCCCGATTCTCAAGCTGGGCTTTTCCCGGTTCGCTCGGTGTTACTAGGGGAATCCTGGTAAGTTTCTTTTCCTCCGCTTATTGATATGCTCAAACTCAGCGGGTAATCCCGCCTGACCTGGGGTAGCGATGCGATGCCGAAAGGGTTTAAGGGTCTCGATCGAAAAATGCACACGACTCCGAACGAGGTTGCTTATAGCATTACCACCGATCGTCGCGACGATTATGTCATCGAGGACTCGAATTTAGGCCAACTGCTGGCTGTGAGTGCATGGGAGGCCAATTTTCGCCCGTGGTCCAAATGAGTCCCGAGGGATCGGGGTTGGATGGGGGCAACAATGCGTGACACCCAGGCAGACGTGCCCTCGACCTAATGGCTTAGGGCGCAACTTGCGTTCAAAGACTCGATGGTTCATGGGATTCTGCAATTCACACCAAGTATCACATTTTGCTACATTCTTCATCGATACGAGAGCCGAGATATCCGTTGTCGAGAGTCGTTCTATATATTTGTGACAAAAGAACAACACCACTGAAGCATTGACACCGCGGACGATGCGGTGACAGAAGACGTGTTCCTTTTTTCATTTTGATTCCTTGGCGCGATTCGCACCAGGGGTTTGTTCGTTTTGCATCGAAGAGGTTGATCTTCACATCTCACCCCACCCGATGGGCAAAGGGACAAAAAGACAGGCCGCTACGACACGCGGGGGTGGCAAGAGGCGACGATGCACCTGCACCACGTCTGATGTTGTTTACAACGCATTCACGGGTCGTTCTGCTAGGCAGGTTTCGACAATGATCCTTCCGCAGGTTCACCTACGGATACCTTATTACGACTTCTCCTTCCTCTAAATGATAAGGTTCAGTGGACTTCTCGCGATGTCGCGGGTAGCGAACCGCCCAAGTCGTCGCGATCCTAACACTTCACTAGACCATTCAATCGGTAGGAGCGACGGGCGGTGTGTACAAAATGCAGGGACATAGTCAACGCGAGCTGATGACTCGCGTTTACTAGGAATTCGTCGTTGAAGACCAATAATTGCAATGATCTATCCCCAtcacgatgaaatttcaaagattacCCGGTCCTGTCGGCCAAGGCTATAGACTCGTTGAATACATCAGTGTAGCGTGCGTGTGGCCTAGAACATCTAAGGGCATCACAGACCTGTTATTGCCTCAAACTTTCGTGGCCTAAAAGGCCATAGTCGCTCTAAGAAGCTAGCCACGAAAGATCACCTCCGTGTAGCTAGTTAGCAGGCTGAGGTCTCGTTCGTTAATGGAATTAGCCAGACAAATCGCTCCACCAACTAAGAATGGccatgcaccaccacccatagaatcaagaaagagctctcgactgtcaatccttactatgtccgGACTCGTAAATTTCCCGTGTTGAGTCAAATTAAGCGCAGCTCCACTCCTGTGGTGCCCTTCCACAATTCCTTTAAGTTTCAGCCTTGTGACCATACTCCCGGAACCCAAAGACTTTGATTTCTCATAAAGTGCCGGTGGAGTCCTAAAAGCAACATCCGCCGATCCACTGGTCGGTATCGTTTATGGTTGAGACTAGGACGGTATCGATCGTCTTGAGCCCCAACTTTCATTCTTGATTAATGAAAACATCCTTGGCAAATGTTTTCGCAGTTGTTCGTCTTTCATAAATCCAAGAATTTCACCTCTGACTATGAAATACAAATGCCCCCAACTGTCGCTGTTAATCATTACTCCTATCCCAAAGGCCAACACAATAGGATCGAAATCCTATGATGTTATCCCATGCTAATGTATACAAGCGTAGGCCTACTTTGagcactctaatttcttcaaagtaACAATAGGAGGAACAACCCGCCAATTAAGGCCACGAGTGCATCACCGACGAGTGGGACGAAGCGCATCGGTGCTTACCGTGAGGCTGATCGGCAGACCCACCCTTAAGTCCAACTACGAGCTTTTTAACGCAACAACTTAAATATACGCTATTGGAGCTGGAATTACATGTTGCGGCACCGGACATGCCTCCAATGGATCCTCGTTAAGGGATTTAGATTGTACTCATTCCAATTACTGGACTCATAGAGCCCCGTattgttatttattgtcactaCCTCCCGTGTCGATTGGGTAATTTGTGCTTCTTTGCCTTCCTTGGATGTGGTAGCCGTTTCTTAGGCTCCCTCTCTGGAATCGAACCCTAATTCTCCGTCACCCGTCACCACCATAGTAGGCCACTATCCTACCATCGAAAGTTGATAAGGCAGAAATTTGAATGATGCATCGCCGGCACAAAGGCCGTGCGATGCGTCGAGTTATCATGAATCATTAGAGCAACGGGCAAAGCCCGCATCGaccttttatctaataaatgcatCCCTTCCAGAAGTCGGGGTTTGTTGCACGTATTAGCTCTAGAATTACTACGGTTATCCGAGTAGCAAATACCATCAAACAAATTATAACTGATTTAATGAGCCATTCGCAGTTTCACAATCTGAATTTGTTCGTACTtacacatgcatggcttaatcttTGAGACAACCATATGACTACTAGCAGGATCAACCAGGTAGCATTCCTTCACGACGTCGGCACTGTATGGCTCTCAACATGCCGCGTGAGCAACAAAGAGGTCATAACAGAGCACGAGCATCGTCTGTGTCAAGAGAGAAAATGCATAGGCATCGAGAGACAAGGGCTTAAACCctactctcaaaaatatttttcgCATCCGAAAGCACGAACGAGCACCAGTGCACTAATGAGGCCACACCGATTTAATGGGGCACACTCGAGACATAGGGCACGATTGTGGTCCACCACGCACCCCAAAGGGCACGAGATGGAGAAAGGACGGCAACACATCCATAATTCCATCTGGCTTAGGTACGCAACACAGGATCCCGATCGCACCCCTTGGGTTCAATTAGAGCAAGAGGAGTCAATGAAGAGGAGTGTGGCTCGACAGTTCGATGCGGGTAGCATGGTGCCTGCCAATACACACAACAAAAACACCACTCATATGCCCATTGCATACTAGTAGTAGCACCCACGCACACCGGCcaacaacccacccaaccaatgtaTTGGTAGGGGAGCGGAAGGAACAATGAAACGAGGGCACACCACAAACGCTTGGCACGAGAACTAAGAGGGACAAAATCCCACTGGGACTTGGTCGAGCCAAGACAGAGCCTACAAACTTAACTTCTGCTCCCTAGTGAGCCGTTGCCGTCAAAGGGACTTGGTACTGGGGTCACAGGCAGCTTCGAATGCAGGCAAGGCCTTGGCAAGGCTAAGGCGCCGATGGGTCGCCGACTTGGGAGGCACAAGGCATCCCTAACATCACGGAGGAGAACGTCCAAGCCAAGATCGAGCCCATAGCAATACATAAGCCACCCTAGGAAATCTTTGCCCGATATAGGGAACCTGGTCCTGGAGTCGTTGGCTACATTTCTATGGGCACGGGCTTGACCGGCCGGAAAATCATTACCCCAGCCACTAGCGCCAGCGATCAACCCACCACTGTTTGTGAGTCATTACGGAACTATCCGACCCCCATGGGGGCTGCAGACGCACCCCACCTCGGGTTAGAGGGAGGGCCACGTCAGGGGCCAGCGGATCTCTACcccttaaagagctaaaaaaacttTGTCAATCTGCTACCAGGCAACATTCGTATGTCTGAAACGGGGAAAATTTTCTTTAGCCTGCATATCTGAGGCACCAGGGTGCCCCTGCTGCTGGAGGCACccacacatccaaggcaccaaggtgccAATGGTGCCCGAGGTTCCCGCAAGACCaaaggcctaggttgccgatggtgtccgaggctcccacacatccaagcaccaaggtgccgatggtgcccgaagCTCTCGCACGATCAAGGCCTAGGTTgctgatggtgcccgaggctcccgcacgaccaggggcctaggttgccaatggtgcccgaggctcccgcacgaccaagggcctaggttttcgatggtgtccgaggctcccatacatccaagcaccaaggtgccgatggtctCGTGGCTCTCGTACGACCAAGGGCCAAGGTTACCAATGGTGCTCGACGCTCcagcacgaccaagggcctaggttgcctatggtgtccgaggctcccgcacgaccaagggcctaggttgtcgatggtgcccgaggctcccgcacaaccAAGGGTCTAGGTGCCGatagtgcccgaggctcccgcacgaccaagggcctaggttgccgatagtACCGAGGCTCTCGTACGACCAatggcctaggttgccgatggtgcccgaggctcccgcacgactaggggcctaggttgctgatggtgcctgaggctcccgcacgaccaggggcctaggttgccgatggtgcccgaggctcctgcacgaccaagggcctaggttgtcgATGGTTgctgaggctcccgcacatccaagcaccaaggtgctaatggtgcccgaggctcccgtacgagcaagggcctaggttgccgatggtgctcGAGGCTCCCGtatgaccaagggcctaggttgtcaATGGTACCttaggctcccgcacgaccaggggcctaggttgtcGATGGTGGTCGAGGCTCTCGTACGACCAAgagcctaggttgccgatggcgcTGAAGCTctcgcacatccaagcaccaaggtgctgATGCTCCCctaggctcccgcacatccaagcaccaagatGCCGATGCTGCTCGAACCAATGGCCTAGTTTgtcgatggtgtccgaggctccagCACATCTAAGGCACCAAGGTACCGATGCTGCTCGAGGTTCCCCCACATCCGAGGCACCAAGTTGCCAATGCtgctcgaggctcccgcacatccgagCACCAAGGTACCGATGCTACTTGAGGCTCTCACACCACCGACATCCTAGGTTACCGATGGCATTTAAGGCTCCAGCACGTCCAAGCAGCAATGTCCCGATGCTCTCGCACCATCTACGTCCTAGGTTACCAAGGGTGCCTGATGCTCCCGCGCCATCGACGTCCTAGGTTACCAAGGGTGCCTGATGCTCCGGCATGACCAAGGGCCCAAGGTGTCGGAGGCTCTTGCTATAAAAGGGGAGGGACCGGGACAACTTGTAGCATCATTTTCTATATTTCAGGATGGCTCACCAGAGCACCGCCGGGAAAGCTCGCCAGAGCACCGCCGGAATGGATCGCCGGAGCACCGCCGGGAACCTAACCGGCGATGAGGGGCACCGACGTCTAGGCATGAAATAGGCGTGGGCAGGGCCCTGGACAACCCCTGTTTGCCTCAATATCACCTCCCCCCTAAAGACctaaaaaaacttggtcaatgtgctaccagACGACATTCATGTGTCTGAAACAGAGACACTTTATGGTGCCGACGCTTCTGCACCAACGGGGGCCCAAAATTAGCTTTAGTGCTCGACCCCCCCGCACATCCGATGCACTAAGATGCTTATGCTGCCCGATGCTCCGACACATCAAAGGGGCCGGTGGTGCCCGATGGCCCTGCACCACGGGATGGCACACGCTGCCAATAGTGTGTGAGGCTATCGAACGACCGGGGGCCAAAGGTGCCAGAGGATTTTGTTGCAAAAGGGGAGGGACAGGGACGATTCATTCATTGTTGGGTACCAGACATGCAACGGTATCTGAATTCTACCTTTAGGATGATTCATTCATTATTGGGTATCGAACATGTAACGATATCTGAATTCTAGCTTTTGGGATTGGGGAGGGACTCGTTGCGCCATTTTGTATCTCCCGAGATAGCTCGCCTGATCATCGCCAGGATGGATCGTCAGAGCACCGCCGGGAACCTAACCAGTGGTGGGGCACCGACGTCCGAGCATGCGATGGGCATGGGCTGTGCCCTGGATAACCCCTAGCTGCTCAATATCATTtcccccctaaagagctaaaaaaacttggtcaatgtgctaccagTCGACATTCATGTGTCTGAAACAGGGACAGGTTTTAGATGTCTGAAACAGGGATAGTTTTTTCAGCCCAACGCTCCCGCAcatccgaggctcccgcacatgcctgaaacaggggtaatttTTTTTAGGCCACTTACACTTAGTAtttttaactgaaaattttttctTTTGGCCCAAAAGAAATTCAAGAAGCCGAATGAAATATAGCATGATGGCACGGCACAGCAAAAAATTGAACAAGTGCCCGGACCGCCAATAGTTAGGAGCTCGCAATGCACCACCACGGCCCCCGTTGTGCCATGTTTCCAGAGGGGGcggcacggccaagtgtttaacttagaaattttttctgtTGGCCCAAAACAAATACAAGAAGTCGAATGAAGTATGGCATGGCATGGCATGGCATGGTACAGcagaaaattgaacaagtgcccGGACCGCCAACAGTTGGGAGCTCGCACCTGCACCACCACGGCCCCCGTTGTGCCATGTTTCCCGAAGGGGcggcacggccaagtgtttaacttaaaaatttttttgTTGGCCCAAAACAAATACAAGAAGCTGAATGAAGTATGGCTTGGCATGGCATGGCACGGCACGGTAGAAAATTGAACAAAAAATTAcgaggtgacccaatcacacctaaacaaaaaaaatcGGTGGTGACTCCcctattttcattttcaaaataaaaagtcaagcctttttaaaagaaaaatggtctcgacagcttggtgactccactggggactaaatAACAAAGTCAAGTCGCAAATTGATTAATTTCTGTCTTTTCgttgaaaattgaaaaattcgttttaaaatatgatcctttcattgcatttaaTTTGTCATTTTTTTGTGATCTTGGTTGTAATATGTGCTTTATTGGTTCGAGTCTTTAGTTGTTTTTGCATATTACATTACATGATCGTTCGATCTACCCTTTCAAGTGGGAGTGATAAACtagtccttcgtgaggttttcacctccgtataggatagtggatcgcttttgggatacattcgtacctatgtcttcgtgagattttcatctccgttcAGCCATAagaaaatgtattcccctgaactgaactctgTTCGtataagcctataatgggtgaggattgaggaatctactggttcaggtaccctgtcTTTAGAACCAAACGACATATAGTGCGCCCTAGGAGCCTACCCTTGGTAAAACCACACCAAACCCCTAAAGGTCatccaaataggtgctttattttttatttatgttttttgtaCTGACGTGTTTCTTTTGTTTTGGTTATGATTGCATTGCATTTTTATCATAGAAAAGAGGTGCTGATTCACGttcaatttgattttattcctttattcaagattaagctgcaatcattaagtttaacttatgccttcatatgttgaacatagAAATTTCTccccactaatgtaggtagcatagaacttgaatcaataggtctttaaataAGTTGTAACGAGGCTAGGCTAGGTGTAGgtaaagatagataaatttaggcaaagaaaaaccctagactcagcttcaATCGAACCTTTGGTATATTTACCTTTAATACACCAACTTACTTTGCTTCCACATGCTCTTTTGTAAATCTATTTTCTTTTTAGTACATatgctctctcttttttttttacacgAGCATTTTGTTGTATGTACTAcaaattttcttttagcatttgatacttcttttcaactcccccaaacttattttcaaagaatgtTCTGAATCGGACTAAGTCTAGTGTTCGAGATAatataaagataattaagagagaagtgatggctaaatattgcaaggGTCCAAATAAAAGTAggtcatatagtctcaaagttgggtttcaaaggataaaaattcatcatggttggcttgaaaggctgaaacggtccaaacaaaagttgcctagATCATTTCCAACTTCCCATACTTCCTAAGATTTCACCTCAAGAAACCATtaagtcaattctagagacttaaactttcatacatgcctaactttcctaaggaactaaaaattttatggtatgatttgcatgttttattaaaaataccTTTATGTCATTATTAAAAATACCTCGGGTTGGAGGGGGGCCACTTCGGGGGGTAGTGGATCTCTACCCCTTAAAGAGCTCAAAAAACTTCGTCAATCTGCTACCAGgcaacattctttttttttttgataaaaagacCCGAAGGTCAAACTCAATTTATTGCATCACTTAAAATAACATCGTGAATTTTGACAGGATAATCCATATCAAAATTCTTAATACAATTTTGAGCCCTAGCCCAATTACTAAGATAATCAGCACATTTATTACAGCTACGCGGGACCCAAACAAAATGAAAACTATCGCAAAAATCTAGAATTTTAATGCTCTCCCGAATACTGTAGCCCATAGTTGAAAAGTCAGCTCACCTCCTATTAAGCCTGTTCACCAAACTAGCGCAATCGGTCTCAAATTCCAGCTTAAGCCAGTTCCTGGAGCGTGCGAATCTGAAGCTCTCTTCCAATACATAAAATTCAGCCCATTCCGTGTGAACATTCTTCGCCACAATGATCCCTCGCCAGAAGCCCAAAGCTCAACTTTCTCCCAATCGGAGAagcatcaaaattaattttaaccACGCCCTGCTCTGGTTTCTTCCAGGCCTTCTCCAAAATCGGTTTAGGAATCATCGACTTTTCCATgagattaaaaatttgaaaatcccTGCTTAACATAGCAACCCTATCCCACGTTACTGTAGCTTCCTCCTCCGCGTCCCGAAACACTTTGTTGTTCCTGCTATTCCAAATATTCCAGAGCACCGTAATGAAGTCAGAGAAGGCTTTCTTATCAAGCGTACAAGCTACAGCCTCAAGCCAATCCACACACTGATCATAGCAACCTTCGAGCAGATTATTATTTAAGCCTCCATGAACCAGCATCACTTTAGCCTTAGGACAATCTTGCATAGCATGAAGCAGGTTCTCTCTATCCAGCCCACATCTCGGACAGGTACTGCTCATCTCCCTACGAATGCCAGAAATATTTCGTACGTGGGAAGGATAT contains the following coding sequences:
- the LOC108485178 gene encoding uncharacterized protein LOC108485178 — translated: MSSTCPRCGLDRENLLHAMQDCPKAKVMLVHGGLNNNLLEGCYDQCVDWLEAVACTLDKKAFSDFITVLWNIWNSRNNKVFRDAEEEATVTWDRVAMLSRDFQIFNLMEKSMIPKPILEKAWKKPEQGVVKINFDASPIGRKLSFGLLARDHCGEECSHGMG